From the genome of ANME-2 cluster archaeon:
ACTTCATTGGAATTTCCCGTTTCGATGTCCCATGCTTCAGATGCATCTATATCTGCGTCATTTGTGTTTTGCAAGCCCCACAGAGATGAAAAATATGGATCATTTGGTACTGCATCAATTTGAACTATGTAATTTAGTTCTGCATATTCCACATTCGAATTCTTCTTGTAACTGTTGATTATTTTATTAATATCTGTCTGCTTGGGTAATTTTAAGATATAAATCATGTCAAGACCGTGTTTTTTGAGAATCTTTGTCTTCTCGTTTTCAACTGATTTTGGTTTTTTCTTTATGATCTTTTCTGATGATACGACATTGTTTTTTGAGTTTATCATAGATATTGTCGCATCACTTGTTCCTTTTTTGAATTCGACGATGATTTGATCTGTAGCATATTCAACACCTTCAGGAATATCTGGCTCAGTATGTTCTAAAATGTTGTTATCAAGTCTGTCTTGCTTTGCTAATACCGATATAGGTATTGTTCCCACAATAAAAGAACATAAGATTAATACCACAAGTGTTTTCTTTATAATTTTCATTTATACCACCAAGTAATGATTCTGATGCAAAATTTAATTTTATCTCCCATTAATATATATTCTGAATTATGTATAACAATTTATAATACTTGCGGTTGATATTATCATAGTTTTGTAGAATGTTTAATAAATATATATTCCAAAGTTTAAAAAAAAGGATGCTTATGATTTCTCCCACTATAATAAGAATTGATCTATCTAACAAAAAAGTCAAATGTGAAAATATACCTGCCCCCCTCCTCCGCAAGTTCATGGGCGGCAAGGGCCTGGCAGCCCACTACCTTTACCACGAGAACCCGCCCGGCTGCGCCCCCCTGACCCCTGACAACCTGCTTGCCATCATGAACGGGCCCCTGACCGGCGCACCCGCCACCAACTGCGTCAACTTCTCAGTCTGTGCCAAAAGCCCGCTCACAGGCACCTGGAACGACAGCCACTGCAACGGCTGGTGGGGCACTGAACTGCGCCGTGCCGGGTATATGGGTATCATCATCAGTGGACAGGCCGACTCCCCGGTATACATCAACATTGTGGATGATAAAGTGGAGATACTGGATGCTTCCGACCTGTGGGGTGTGGATACGTTCTCAAATCAGGCCGTCTTGAAAAAACGCCATTCTACTGACCGTGAGGCCAGGGTGATGACCATCGGGACCGCAGGCGAGCGAATGGCAAAACTGGCAGTCATATTTGCAGAGAACCGCACAGCTGCCCGTGGTGGACTGGGTGCAGTCATGGGCAGCAAGCACTTGAAGGCCGTAGTGGTGTCCGGGCACGGGAAATTTGAACCCGCAGACCCTGAAGCATTCAGAGCCATAAGGAAAAAGATCAACAAGAAGGTCAGGACAAGTACAGGCGTGGAAAACCTCAGGAAGATGGGTACTTCAGAACTTGTGGAGATAGTAAATGAAACCGATGGCTGGAGTAATCGCAATTATACATCAGGGCGGGATGACAAACTATCAGAGCACCTGGACGGTTTTGCCATAAAAGAGAAATTGTGGGATGGCGGCAGCAGACGTCGGCCCTGCCCGGGCTGTGCCATACAGTGCAGCCACCTGGCAGTGGTGCAGGAGGGGCAATATCGCGGATTGACACACGACGGGCCAGAGTTCGAGTCCATTACCTTGCTGGGTTCTAACTGCGGTATCGATGACCCGGCGGCGGTCACGGCTGCTGAACACCTGTGCGACACATACGGACTGGATAGCATTAGCACGGGCAGCACTATCGCCTTTTTAATGGAATGTTATGAACGAGGGCTGATCAGTAAGGAGGAAACAAACGGGCTAAAACTTACCTTCGGCAGTGTCGATGCGCTGATAGAAACCATCCACATGATGGGGTCAGGTAAAGGGGCACTGGCATTTGCTGCAAACGGCACAAGGGATGCCTCTGAAAGAATAGGGCAGGGTACAGAAGATTTCGCTATGAACGTCAAGGGCCTGGAGATACCTGCATACCTGCCCCAAACCGCAAAGGGCCAGGCACTGGCCTATGCCGTATCAGACAGGGGTGCCTGCCACCTGCGTCCATGGACCTACGGAAAGGAAGTGCTTGGCAGGGGGGGACAACTGGACCCAATGGCCACGACCGGAAAAGGTAAGATGGTCTGGGACGGGCAGCAGCGCAACGCTATCTATGATTCTATAGGAATCTGCAAGTTCTTTACATACGCTGCCGGATTGGATGAGCTATTAGAACTATATACTGCCTCGACCGGATTTGATATGGACCATGACGAATTCGATAGAGTAGGCAGGAGAGTGGCAGTACTTACCCGTGCTTTTAACAACAGGGAAGGATTTGGCAGGGATCAAGACACCTTGCCTGACAGGGTAATGAAAAGCAGCAGCAATCCGGTAACAGACCTGGAACTGGATGCTATGCTGGATGAATTCTATTATGCGTCGGGTTTCACCAGTGATGGAATTGTGCCCGAACAGCTACTAATAGAACTTGGGATCAAGTGAACTAATTTTGTAAACTGATTGAGTGAACCGATTAAGTGAACCGGATCACACCATCATAGATCTCAACTCTTCCACCAGTTTCTGCTGGATAGTAGAGTTGCGGTCGCCGCCACACACACATCCCCTTATCCCGATAATATCAGGACCTATCTGGTTTATTGCCTCTATATCCTCAAACTTTATGTTACCTGCAATGGCAGTAACAAGTCCCAGGTCATGGGCAGATTCCACGAATTGCGATAGTTCCTCATTGGTCATGAACTCGAATGTTGAACGACCGTCCTTTATACCCGTATCCATCATTGCCACATCTGCGCCGTAATCTGCACAAACAGAAGGCAGTTCACGTAACGGGATGGAGTTTATACGTTTATAGTCAGCATAGCCTGAAATAACGACCTTCTTACTAGGGTCATAATCCTTTACAGATTTCACCACATGCTCTACCATATCAATGGCCTGCTCAGTGGTCTGGATATCAAACAATCCCACTTTCACATAGTCAGCACCGGATACAGCAGCACCCAAGGATGCAAGGGATGCTGTTCCGGGTTTGTAGTTCATATCCCCGATAGTTGCACTGACCGGGGTCTTAGGGCCCATTGCTTCTTTGACTGAACGAATGACCCACGGGAAATTTGCACCAAGACTCCCCTCTTTTGGGTTCTTGACATCTATGATGTCTGCTCCACCGTTGTAAGCAGCCTTAGCTTCCTCTAGATTGATAGGACTTACCAGTAATTTCATATCCTTATACCTCTGATTCGTGAGACAAATACTACCCTATCGTAATATATATGTTGCTATATCGTTCAATCAGTATTCTGCCAGTGTGGTCAATTATCTTTCATTCAATTCATAAGACTTTAATATTAATAATATGAATAGCCATATTGACTGATAAGAAAAGTTATAAGAATAACCGGTTTTAACATTTTTACCAAGATTCCATGTTTAGAATAATATTTGTACTGGATATTTTAAACGGAAAGGTAGTGCATGCCGTAAAAGGGGAACGGGAAAAATACGGCCCTGTACATAATTTCAGTAAAGTCTGTGAATCTTCAGACCCCCTGCAGATCGTGGATGATCTTTCACCCAGGGAGCTCTATATAGCAGACCTGAACCGGCTGGAGGGTAATGGAAATAATGATGAGGTCATCGAGCAATTGGGCTGGAAGACCAGTTTAATGCTTGACCTTGGAGCATCCACTATGGATGATGTACACCTGGGTCAGGAGATGGCAGGCTCCGTAATCCTGGGAACAGAAACTGCAACCTTTGAGTTGGTGGAAAGTGCATCAAACTTCTACCCCAGGTCAATAAACCTGAGCATTGATTTCAAGGACGGCAACATCCTAACAAATGAACCGGCCTTTAATATTCCGCCCATCGACCTGATCAAGATGCTGAATGGATATGATATTAATGACCTGGTCATACTTGAACTGAGCAAAGTAGGGACATCAAGCGGTATTAATACAGAGTTCCTGAAGCAGGTTGTGGATCATTCGAACCATAACATACTACTGGGCGGTGGTATAAGGAATACGGATGATATCAGCCACCTGAAGGATATTGGCCTGGCAGGTGTGCTGGTGGCGACTGCGGTGCATAACGGTGCGCTGCCCCTGGATATGATCCGGTAGGTCAGGCTTTTAAGCGGAGAATAAGTTCGTCTGGATCCAGTAGTTCCTGCTTGCCTGATTCCATATCTTTCAGCGCCACCTTACCCTGTGCCACTTCATCCTCGCCGACTATCACGGCCCACCTGGCCCTGACAGTATTGGCAAATTTTAACTGGGCACTAAAACTTCTACCCATAACGTCCACGTCTACAATTATGTGTTCACGCAGGGAGTCGGCGATGTGTATACCTTCTTTTCGGGTCTCGTCAAAGCAGACCACAACAGCCCGATCTTCAGCAGGGGGCTCTGTCGTGCATACTTCCATTACCCTGTCAAACCCGAGCGCAAAACCTGTGGATTCCACTTCTTTTCCGCCGAACAGGTGGGCAAGCCTGTACGACCCGCCGCCGCAGACCTGGTTCTGAGCCCCAAGGCCGCTGCTGTATATCTCAAAGACCATGCCTGTATAATAGTCCAGGCCCCTGGCAATGCCAAAGTTAACAGTGTAGTCAAGGCCGTGGGTGTCCAGCAGCTCCAGCAGGGTCTGGAATGTTTCCAGTTCTTCTATGTCGCCCAGAAGTGCTTTTGCTTCATCTACTGCACTGCTGCCGGTGAGTCCTATGAGTTCGAAGAGTTTTTCCCTCATCCCGATATCTGCATCGATCTCTTCCAGGTAGTCCTCCAGGCCCTTGTCGTCCTTCTTGTCTACGAGGCGCATTATCTGCCCCTGGGTGTCGGTGTCCAGCCCCGTAAACAGGGTTCTGATTATACCCAGATGTCCGACATGTAGTTCGCCGTCCACGCCTGCCTCGTGGAGCATCCGGCAGGCCAGGGCTATGACCTCGGCGTCGGCTTCGGGCCTGGGGCTGCCTATGACCTCGGTGCCGAACTGCCAGAATTCCCTGAACCTGCCTTTCTGGGGACGCTCGTACCTGAAGCAGTTGTCGAAGTAGTAGAGTTTGATTGGGCGGGGTGCGCGCGTAAGTTCGCTGACGTAGAGCCGAATGACGGGGGCTGTGAGTTCGGGGCGCAGGGCTATTTCGCGGTCGCCTTTGTCCTTGAAGTTGTATATTTCACCCAGGATACCTTCGCCGGATTTTAGTGTGAATAGTTCGATGTGCTCGAAGGTTGGGGTCTTTATTTCGTTGTAGCCCCATCGTTTGGCGGTTTGGCGGAGTTTGTTTTCGATGTATCTGCGTTTGCGGGTATCTTCTGGGAGGAAGTCCCTGGTCCCTCTGGGTTTGTTGATCTTCATGTGTGGGTCTCCGTTGTATGTGGGGTGATTAGGATGTTATGTGAAATAGGTTTTGTTATGGGTGGTCTTTCCAATGTCGGGCTTATCTTTAAGCTGTACATAAAGATCAAATATCCAGCCTGGTCCTCAAGTTTTCAATACTACTCACATCAACAGGCTTATGGCGCATTATTTTCCTGGCCTTTTCTACATATTCAGGTTTTAGTTCTGGTTCGAGTATTTTCTCTTCATATTGCGTTGCCATGAGTAACTTATCCTTCTATAATTTTCCAATGCCCGCCTTTAGCCGGACCAATCCTTATAAGTTTGCCATTTTATTGCAACTTCTGGATGATTCTTTCAATCGAGCGTTTTGTCATGCTAATTTCCCCTGCAAGCTCAGGTATGGTAATTTGGTTATTTGAGTTGATCAACTCTAGTATTTTTCCCTACGTTTTCCCCGACATTTTCTCCGACATTTTCTCCGACGTTTTTACTGACTGATTATGGCTGCTTACATCAAACTCAAGAAAAAACCCGAAAATGCGAACGAGTGAGCGCTTTCCCGTAAATATCAAGCAGTAGACGAACAGGTTATATTTTATCAGGTATTACCCTCCACATAATGCGCATATCCTACCTTGCCCTGTCAGATACACGATGCACAGTGCAGATACCGGGCTGCAACTTCAATTGCCGGGGCTGTTTCAGTAACCAACGGCACAACGGCGACGTAGAAGTATCTGCGGCCCGTATAGCCGGACACATTCCGTCAGGAAATGAAGTAATGCTGGCAGGAGGCGAACCCACCCTTTACAGGCAGGAATTGCTGTCACTTATACATGAACTGGACGCAAAAAAGGTAATCCTGTCTACAAACGGATACCTGCTGGACAGGTCACTGCTGGAGAACCTTGGCGGTATCACCGTACACATTGACCTGAAAGCCCTTGACCCAAAACTGCACAGGTGGTACACAGGAAAAGATAATGCTACTGTGATGGAGGCAATACGGATGCTCCATGACCTTGATTTCGATTTTGAAGTGAGCACGGTCTACATTCCAGGAATTGTGGAGACCAGGGAGATCGAGAATATCGCCCGCTTCCTGTCAGGGGTCGGGGATATCAAATACAAGATCATCAGGTATGTACCAGCCAATAATTTTTCAAGCAGACCCGGAGTGCAGGAGATACAGGATGCAGTAAAAACGGCACGCAAGTATCTCGGGAATGTTTCCAGTTCCATTGAGAACAGGAGCCATCCGGTTGATCGTAAAATTATAAATTTTTCCTGAAGAGCAGGAATTTCCCCGGCAATCCCTATTACTTTCACCCCGCTCTTGGCTCGAGTATATTTACTCAAAGCCCAATCATTAATCGTACAATAAACAAGCGGGAAGGAATTGGATAAAACAACCCCCTCGTATCCGTCATACAATCCTTCCCCCATCCCCCAATTTTATTTATCTTTACTCCTACCTAAATTCTTAACTTAACCCCTACTCCAATTTCTGATATTTATCCATTCAATAAACGCATATAAGATTTCCCGATCAGGTCATCAACCTGGATGCCATATTCCCTTGCCATCAGTATCCCCAGCACCTCAATAGTGAACATCCCCCCTTTTTCGTTTCGGCTTTTATTGATCTTGGCAATGATCGTCTGCTTTTCAAGTCCTGTATTCATCATGATGCGTTCAATGATCTGCTCGAACACCTCTTTCTTCTGGAACCTGGAGACATCGGGCTTAAAACCCATAGGTATCTGTACGTCACTGATACCGAACTGTGCCTTGAGCATGTCTCCTTCCCTGGAAATAATACCATTTTCAATGGCTGAATTGATAAAATCCCTGGCAGTATCCGGTTTGAACCAGCCCAGGTCCATTGAAAGAGCCATTACAAACTCGGTCTCTTTAATGGCATCTGTCCCTTTGCGCTTAAAAGGCATAGCAGCAGTAAACAACAATTCATTCATTGCAATCCCTACTCTACACCTTTTTCGGAAATAGTAAGCTCCACAGACTGCCCCTCAGCCCTTGACCTGTGCTTGATCAGAATAGCTCTGCGCTTATCCCGGCCTGCTCGTTCCATTTTGATAATAGTCTTTGACAGATGTTCGCTGAGATTGCCGCCCAAAGGCTGCAATTCTCCGCTATCCACGTCAGTATATACCTGGTTTGTGATCACCACAACCATGTTGAACTTCCTTGCCAGCCTGTGAAGACCTGCCAGCATCTCGACCAGTTGCCGCCTGATGTGTACATTCCCGTTATCATCCGGAACCAGGCCCATCCGGTAGAAAAGTGTGGCTGAGTCCACGATGATCAGCCCTATACCGGTACCTGCCAGTTTTTCAACATCCGTGATCGCAGAATACTGCTGATGGAAATCAGCAGGTTCGTAGATGATGAGGTCCTTTGCCAGTTCCCTTGCATCACTACCCGCTATCTGGCTGAAGCGTTCAGCAGAAAAGCCATCAGTGTCGATTATCACTACCCGCTCCCCGGTCCTTATACACTCTACAGCAAGCTGCATACATATATTGGTCTTACCGGTCGCGGAAGCACCATATATCTGTGTGATAATACCATGTTCGAACCCACCTCCCAGCAGGTCGTCAAGGTTCATGCTTCCCGAGTGCATGCGTTTATCAATGGCCATGTTCTTTTCATTATCAGTATCATTATCTGCCATCAGGATGAATACTCCGTTCGTATTATTAGTATTGTTAATATTATGTTCACAGGTCATTTATTGTCAATACAGAGATGTTATCTTTTTCCCATTTATTGAGCGGTTGACCATCATCGTCGGGTATTCTTGTCAGTATCCACCCTTGCCTGACATCCAGCGCTTCCATAAACAGTTTCATAGGCAATACATTATCATCCGAGGGGGCATCCATGTATTTTAATAACACTCCGTCATCTTCCTGCACTGCCAGTGCATCAAAGCTATAAGGCAGCCCTGCCGCCTCCACGAACTGCACATCACGGTATATATCATGTTGCTTTAGCCTGCTAAGTGCCAGTTCAACTAATTCCCTGGGTGATTCGCCAAGTATTATCCGGTCAGGTGGTGTCAGTCTTCCGGATCCATCGGTTTTAGCCGTAACATTTGGCATAAGATCGAATATCTCCTGGAAGAACGTCCCCGGATCGATCCTGACATAGGTCTCATCTGCTATCAGGTAAACTGAAAGTATATCATCCAGGGTATCAGGGGTAATGCTGCCGTCATCCGGGATGTTGTCCTTTATCTTGTCTGTGAATTCATCCTTAAAATCCTTGATCTCGATTATGGGTATCCTGGCTGCAAGCCGTCTGTGCGGACCTCTGTCATAGACCTTGAACCCAAAATCCCTATCGATCTCATCCTTCATGCTGCTGATTATCACAGGCGATCTGGTCCTGTCCCCAACCAGGTCTTCCACCAGGCTGCTGTCAACCTTTACCGACTTCTTACTGCCGATAAGCAGCAGTGAATCAATGTAGCGTATATCCTCGATATCCAGGCTGGCAAGCACATCCTTTACATCCTGTATTACATCTGGTTCTTGTGTAAAGGTCCTGAATACCAGTATCCACTCATTACCAGTTCTCACAGTCCTGGACTGCCCTATTTCACTTACTGCATCATACAGGCCATTGTAGGTATTGTCGTTCAAACCAAACACCATTCACAGAATGAAACTTTATGTTATTGTATTCCTATATTGATATTCAATTGTATTGAAATAGTTTGTCAAATTATAGTATAGCAGGGGAAAACATACGTCGGTTTTTGGTTGATACAAATCAAATACCAGAACACCAGGAACGCAAACCATGAGACGATCATTATAAAGGCTGTCCATTAATTCAAAATCCTGTGGAAAGTGATAGCCACAGAGAGCGCCGAGGACACAGAGAGGAAAAACTCTGTGCTCTCTGTGTGCTCTGTGGCAAAAAAGGCGGAGATCAATTTAGTATGGTGATTATTTGTACTGCAACGTTTGATTTGACAATAATTGTTGGACAGCCTATATAGACGAAAACAACTGGATATATACAGATATATCCGGATATGAAGGATATTACGACGTTGTTCCAGAAATTATGAATTTGGCATATTATTTATCAGATAAAAATTATTAAACCTTAAATGTCATACCAGGAATACCTTGCTGCCAGGGAAACAGTAACCACTATCGGTCAGCCTGTTATTTCTGTCATTTTCATATTTTCGCTTGCCCTTGGTATTATTGCTATCTACCACATGCTTTCAAACGACAGCCGCGCCTTCAGGCTGGCATCACAGTTAAGGGAGATCGATACGGCACTGCTGGTCATAGGATTTATTATCATTGCCTGGTTCCACCTGCGAATCTACCAGACCATAGAACTGGTCTACCCGCCTGAACTGGCAAATTATATGGCCAGTACCATGGGTATCAGTGCAACGTCCCTGAGATTCGCCGTGCCCCTATGGATAGAAACCGAAAAATTATATTTCTGGACCCTGTGCCTGTCCATTTTCCTTGCAGTAACCAACTACCGCTATGATTTCATAAAAACAAAAATAACAGCACTGTTCTCATCAAGCCTGAACATCATGCTGGCAGCCTTTGGTATACTAACATATTATACCTCAAACCCCTTCAGGGAACCCCTGCCCGGCCTGCATTC
Proteins encoded in this window:
- a CDS encoding aldehyde ferredoxin oxidoreductase family protein, which gives rise to MISPTIIRIDLSNKKVKCENIPAPLLRKFMGGKGLAAHYLYHENPPGCAPLTPDNLLAIMNGPLTGAPATNCVNFSVCAKSPLTGTWNDSHCNGWWGTELRRAGYMGIIISGQADSPVYINIVDDKVEILDASDLWGVDTFSNQAVLKKRHSTDREARVMTIGTAGERMAKLAVIFAENRTAARGGLGAVMGSKHLKAVVVSGHGKFEPADPEAFRAIRKKINKKVRTSTGVENLRKMGTSELVEIVNETDGWSNRNYTSGRDDKLSEHLDGFAIKEKLWDGGSRRRPCPGCAIQCSHLAVVQEGQYRGLTHDGPEFESITLLGSNCGIDDPAAVTAAEHLCDTYGLDSISTGSTIAFLMECYERGLISKEETNGLKLTFGSVDALIETIHMMGSGKGALAFAANGTRDASERIGQGTEDFAMNVKGLEIPAYLPQTAKGQALAYAVSDRGACHLRPWTYGKEVLGRGGQLDPMATTGKGKMVWDGQQRNAIYDSIGICKFFTYAAGLDELLELYTASTGFDMDHDEFDRVGRRVAVLTRAFNNREGFGRDQDTLPDRVMKSSSNPVTDLELDAMLDEFYYASGFTSDGIVPEQLLIELGIK
- a CDS encoding (5-formylfuran-3-yl)methyl phosphate synthase codes for the protein MKLLVSPINLEEAKAAYNGGADIIDVKNPKEGSLGANFPWVIRSVKEAMGPKTPVSATIGDMNYKPGTASLASLGAAVSGADYVKVGLFDIQTTEQAIDMVEHVVKSVKDYDPSKKVVISGYADYKRINSIPLRELPSVCADYGADVAMMDTGIKDGRSTFEFMTNEELSQFVESAHDLGLVTAIAGNIKFEDIEAINQIGPDIIGIRGCVCGGDRNSTIQQKLVEELRSMMV
- a CDS encoding phosphoribosylformimino-5-aminoimidazole carboxamide ribotide isomerase, with the translated sequence MFRIIFVLDILNGKVVHAVKGEREKYGPVHNFSKVCESSDPLQIVDDLSPRELYIADLNRLEGNGNNDEVIEQLGWKTSLMLDLGASTMDDVHLGQEMAGSVILGTETATFELVESASNFYPRSINLSIDFKDGNILTNEPAFNIPPIDLIKMLNGYDINDLVILELSKVGTSSGINTEFLKQVVDHSNHNILLGGGIRNTDDISHLKDIGLAGVLVATAVHNGALPLDMIR
- a CDS encoding histidine--tRNA ligase — protein: MKINKPRGTRDFLPEDTRKRRYIENKLRQTAKRWGYNEIKTPTFEHIELFTLKSGEGILGEIYNFKDKGDREIALRPELTAPVIRLYVSELTRAPRPIKLYYFDNCFRYERPQKGRFREFWQFGTEVIGSPRPEADAEVIALACRMLHEAGVDGELHVGHLGIIRTLFTGLDTDTQGQIMRLVDKKDDKGLEDYLEEIDADIGMREKLFELIGLTGSSAVDEAKALLGDIEELETFQTLLELLDTHGLDYTVNFGIARGLDYYTGMVFEIYSSGLGAQNQVCGGGSYRLAHLFGGKEVESTGFALGFDRVMEVCTTEPPAEDRAVVVCFDETRKEGIHIADSLREHIIVDVDVMGRSFSAQLKFANTVRARWAVIVGEDEVAQGKVALKDMESGKQELLDPDELILRLKA
- a CDS encoding DUF2683 family protein; translation: MATQYEEKILEPELKPEYVEKARKIMRHKPVDVSSIENLRTRLDI
- a CDS encoding radical SAM protein, with the translated sequence MRISYLALSDTRCTVQIPGCNFNCRGCFSNQRHNGDVEVSAARIAGHIPSGNEVMLAGGEPTLYRQELLSLIHELDAKKVILSTNGYLLDRSLLENLGGITVHIDLKALDPKLHRWYTGKDNATVMEAIRMLHDLDFDFEVSTVYIPGIVETREIENIARFLSGVGDIKYKIIRYVPANNFSSRPGVQEIQDAVKTARKYLGNVSSSIENRSHPVDRKIINFS
- a CDS encoding DUF2240 family protein, with the protein product MNELLFTAAMPFKRKGTDAIKETEFVMALSMDLGWFKPDTARDFINSAIENGIISREGDMLKAQFGISDVQIPMGFKPDVSRFQKKEVFEQIIERIMMNTGLEKQTIIAKINKSRNEKGGMFTIEVLGILMAREYGIQVDDLIGKSYMRLLNG
- the radB gene encoding DNA repair and recombination protein RadB, with product MAIDKRMHSGSMNLDDLLGGGFEHGIITQIYGASATGKTNICMQLAVECIRTGERVVIIDTDGFSAERFSQIAGSDARELAKDLIIYEPADFHQQYSAITDVEKLAGTGIGLIIVDSATLFYRMGLVPDDNGNVHIRRQLVEMLAGLHRLARKFNMVVVITNQVYTDVDSGELQPLGGNLSEHLSKTIIKMERAGRDKRRAILIKHRSRAEGQSVELTISEKGVE
- the ccsA gene encoding cytochrome c biogenesis protein CcsA yields the protein MSYQEYLAARETVTTIGQPVISVIFIFSLALGIIAIYHMLSNDSRAFRLASQLREIDTALLVIGFIIIAWFHLRIYQTIELVYPPELANYMASTMGISATSLRFAVPLWIETEKLYFWTLCLSIFLAVTNYRYDFIKTKITALFSSSLNIMLAAFGILTYYTSNPFREPLPGLHSEITGWYQAAGVGDPNVLYGALYQLYFRIIYFYNSEYMWTHPPMLFIAYASLVVTFVGCVFMLFRREKIFDRISYSHAKVGYLLLTVGMLIGYPWAVLAWDGKDWWWDPKINGSIMMWVLYSAYLHTRIYLKRRNMWRATAILGIICFLSLVFTYLLTYIAPGIHAITQ